The DNA region AAGCCCTTCGATGCCTATGATGCCAAGGCGCTGGCGCTCCAGCTGCTCGAAGCCGCCGGCGCTCCGGTTGCCAATCTGATGGTGATGGGGGATGCGGGCGCGCAGTTCCATCCCGGCCAGTCGGCGACCCTCAGGCTTGGCCCCAAGACCGTGCTGGCGCGCTTCGGGATGGTGCATCCGACGACGCTCAAGGCCTTCGACGTTGACGGCCCGATCGCGGCGGTTGAGCTGTTCCTTGACGCGATCCCCGCCAAGAAGGGCGCGGCCTTCGCCCGTCCCGGCTTCACGCCGCCCGCGCTGCAAGGTGTGACTCGCGACTTCGCCTTCCTCGTCCCGGCCACGCTGGCAGCGGGCGATCTCGTCCGTGCAGTTCAGGGGGCGGACAAGGCCGTCATCACCGGCGTGCGCGTGTTTGATGTTTTCGCAGGCCAAGGCGTGCCGGAAGGCCACAAGTCCATCGCGGTCGAAGTGACGCTCCAGCCGGGCGAGACCAGCTTCAAGGACGCCGACCTCAAGGCGATCGCCGAAAAGGTCGTGGCCGCTGCCACCAAGCTTGGCGCGGAGCTACGCGGATGAAAACGGCCTTTGTCACCGGCGCCACTGCCGGGATTGGTCTTGCGACTGTGCGCACTCTGGTCGCGAACGGCTGGCGCTGCGTCGCCACCGGGCGGCGGCAGGAGCGGCTGGATGCGCTGGTCGCAGAACTAGGCGCGGATAAGGTCCACGCGGTGTGCTTCGATGTGCGCGATACCGCCGCACTTGACGCTGCGCTCGCGGGCCTACCCGAAGGGTTCCGCGATATCGATCTGCTGGTGAACAACGCGGGCCTCGCTCAGGGCCTCTCGCCCGCACAGAACGCCGATCTGAATGACTGGCACACGATGATCGACACCAACATCACCGCGATGGTGGTGCTGACGCGCAAGCTGCTGCCGCTGCTGATCGAACGGCGCGGCGCGATCATCGCCATCGGCTCGGTGGCGGGGAGCTACCTCTATCCCGGCGGCAATGTCTATGCCGGGTCCAAGGCCTTCGCCAATCACTTCACACTGGCCCTGCGCGCCGACCTGCACGGCACCGGCGTGCGCGTCACCAGCATCGAGCCGGGCATGGTCGAGACCGAATTCACCGTGGTGCGCACGGGCAGCCAGCAGGCTTCGGACGATCTCTATCGCGGGGTCAATCCGATGACCGGGCAGGACATCGCCGACACGATCCTGTGGATCGCAACCCTGCCGCCGCATCTCAACATCAACCGGATCGAGCTGATGCCGGTCAACCAGGACTTCGCGGGCTTCCGCGTCGCACGCGACCCGCAATGACCTCCAATCGCCGCACCTTCGCGATCATCTCGCACCCTGACGCGGGTAAGACCACGCTCACCGAAAAGCTGCTGCTGCAAGGCGGCGCGATCCATTTGGCGGGCGAGGTCAAGGCACGCGGGCAGGCGCGGCGGGCGCGGTCGGACTGGATGAAGATCGAGCAGCAGCGCGGGATCTCGGTCACCTCCTCGGTGATGACCTTCCAGAAGGACGGGATCGTCTTCAACCTGCTCGATACGCCGGGCCATGAGGACTTCTCGGAGGACACCTATCGCACGCTGACGGCGGTGGATTCGGCAGTGATGGTGATCGATGCGGCCAAGGGGATCGAGCCGCAGACCCGCAAGCTGTTCGAGGTCTGCCGCTTGCGCTCTGTGCCGATCATCACCTTCGTCAATAAGGTCGACCGCGAAGGCCGCGATCCGTTCGAGACGCTGGACGAGGTCGCCGACATGCTGGCGCTCGACGTGTCGCCCCAGATGTGGCCGATTGGCATGGGCGGCGAGTTTGAGGGCCTGCTCGACTTCGCGACCGGCACCATCGGCCGCCCAGAAGGGCCGAGCCGCGAATATCTCGGCACGCGCGACACTGCCACGATCCCTCAACGCTTCGCCGACGAGATCGAGCTGGCGCGCGGCGGCTATCCTGAGTTCGACCTTGAAGCCTTCCGCCACGGCGATCTGACACCGGTCTATTTCGGATCGGCATTGAAGAACTTCGGCGTCACCGAATTGATCGACGCCATTTCCCGCTATGCCCCGCCGCCCCGGCCTCAGCCTGCGGGCGAGGAGCAGATCAGCCCGGACCGCGACGAAGTGACCGGCTTCATCTTCAAGGTGCAGGCCAATATGGATCCCAACCACCGTGACCGGATCGCCTTCATGCGGCAGGTCTCGGGCACCTTCAAACGCGGGATGAAGCTGACGCCGTCAGGCCTCGGCAAGCCGATCGCGGTGCATTCCCCCATCCTGTTCTTTGCACAGGACCGCGAGCTCGCCGACACCGCCGAAGCGGGCGACATCATTGGCATTCCCAACCACGGCACGCTCCGGGTGGGCGATACCCTGAGCGAGCGCAATCAGGTGCGCTTCACCGGCCTGCCCAACTTCGCACCCGAAATCCTGCGCCGCGTGCAATTGCGTGATCCGACCAAGACCAAGCAATTGCGCAAGGCCTTGGACGACCTCAGCGAAGAGGGCGTGATCCAGGTGTTCTACCCGGACATTGGCTCGGCCCACATCGTCGGGGTGGTCGGCCAGCTTCAGCTTGAAGTGCTGATTTCGCGGCTGGAGGCGGAATACAAGGTCGAAGCCGTGCTCGAACCTTCGCCCTTCGCCACCGCGCGCTGGATCAAGGGCGACGAGAAGACGCTGGAGGAATTCGCCGGGTTCAACCGCGCCAACCTCGCCCGTGACCGTGATGGCGATTACGTGTTCATGGCCAAGAGCCCGTGGGACGTCAGCTATCAGGTTGAGAAGAACCCGCAGCTGACCTTCTCTGCCACGAAGGAACGGTAGTCTTGCAGCAAGCCGAGGTTCGCGGCATGGCAAGCGTCATGCACGACACCGGCCCGACCTCGCAGACCTTCATCTCGCAGCGCCTTCGCCTGAATTACCTCGACTGGGGTGGTCGCGGGAAGCCGCCGCTGGTGCTGGTACATGGTGGGCGCGATCATGCGCGCTCGTGGGACTGGACCGCCGAGGCATTGAGTGCGGATTACCACGTCATCGCGATGGATCACCGCGGGCATGGCGATAGCGACTGGGTGTCGGACGGGGTCTATTCCGCGGGCGATATGGTCTACGATCTGGCCCAGCTGATCCATCAGCTCGGTGTCGGCCCGGTGCGGATGGTGGCGCATTCGATGGGCGGCAATGTCGCGCTGCGCTATGCAGGTGCGTTTCCGGACATGGTGACAAAGCTCGTCGCGATCGAAGGCCTCGGCCCGTCGCCGGAAATGCGCGCCAAGCAGCGCGCGGTGCCTTACCCCGAACGCCTTGCCGAATTCATCGAGAAGAAGCGCAAGGCCGCAGGCCGCTCCCCGCGCAAATATGAAAGCATCGAAGCTGCCTTTGCGCGGATGATTGAGGAGAACGCCTACCTCACTGAGGAACAGGCGCGGCACCTCACCGTCCACGGCGTCAACCGCAACGAAGACGGCACCTATAGCTGGAAGTTCGACCCGCACCTCAACGTCTGGCCGGTCGAGGATATCGGCGACGAATTCATTGAGGCACTTTGGGGCGCGATCACTTGCCCGACTCTGTTGTTATATGGCGCAGATAGCTGGGCATCGAACCCGGAGAAGGACGGGCGCATCGCCCACTTCAAAACCGCCAGCGTGATCGAGTTCGAGAAGGCCGGCCACTGGCTCCACCACGACCAGTTCGACCGCTTCATTGCCACCTTGCGCGATTTTCTCTGAGCATACGGGGGCGGCGATGGCGGATTTCTTCGAGGCATTGAACGAGAAGCACATCGCCATGATCGCCGCCCAGCCGGTGTTCTTCGTCGCGAGCGCGGCGGCGGAGGGGCGCATCAACCTCAGCCCCAAGGGTTATGACGCCTTCCGCGTGCTGTCGCCCACGCGGGTCGCCTATCTCGATCTGGGCGGTTCGGGTAACGAGACTCACGCGCATCTTGCCGCCGAGCAGGCCGATCAGGGGCGGATCACGCTGATGTTCTGCAATTTCCAGCAGCCTGCGTTGATCCTCAGGATCTACGGACGCGGACGGGCGGTGTTGCCGCAGGATGCCGAGTGGGAGGGGCTGGCCGCGCATTTCACGCTGATGCCCGGCACGCGCCAGATCTTCGATGTCGCGGTCGAAAGCGTGCAGTCGTCGTGCGGTTGGGGCGTGCCCTTCATGACACTGGAGAGCGAGCGCGATACGCTGAAGAAGGCGCATCGTCAGTCCGATCCTGCGGCGTGGGAAGCCAAGATGGCGCAACGCACCCGCAGCATCGACGGCCTGCCGACCCGCACGACCGACCGCTACATCATGGGCGACGAAAGCTAAGCAGCGGCGCGCCTCGGCGCAAATCTTGCACAATCGTTAATCACCTGCCTAATTGTTAGGCACATATTCTTGTGCAAGTGCGAAGAAAAGCGCTGATTCCGTTGCGTCAGCCTCGTTACACAAATGTGGCACGCTTGTTGCTCTGTATCCCATGGCCGGACCAATCCGGTGCAACAGGGGCCACAGATGAAGTTCATCATCGCCATTATCAAACCGTTCAAGCTCGACACCGTTCGTGAAGCGCTGAGCGGCATCGGCATTGCCGGGATGACTGTCACCGAGGTCAAGGGCTTCGGTCGGCAAAAGGGTCAGACCGAAATCTACCGCGGTGCGGAATACTCCACCAACATGCTTCCCAAGGTGAAGCTCGAGATCGCTGCCAGCGACGAAATCGCCGCGCAGGTGGTCGAAACCATCCAGCAGACCGCCAACACGGGCGCGATCGGCGACGGCAAGATCTTCGTTCTGGATCTCGCGTCCGCCACTCGCATCCGCACCGGCGAGTCCGGCGAAACCGCGCTTTAAAGGGGCCATGCAATGAAGCGTATTCTTTCGACAACTGCGGTGCTGGCAACGGGAGCTATCATGCTCGCCGCGCCAGCCTTTGCCGCGCCTGTGGCCGATGCGGCCGCTGCCGCCGCCGAAGCCGCGCCTGCCGCCTTCACCCCCACCGCCGAGATGGTCAACAAGGGCGACGTCGCCTGGATGATGGTCTCGACCGCGCTCGTATTGATGATGAGCGTGCCTGCGCTCGCGCTGTTCTACGGCGGCCTCGTGCGCGCCAAGAACATGCTGAGCGTGCTCATGCAGGTGCTCACCATCGTCTGCGTTGCTGCGCTGGTCTGGTTTGGCTGGGGCTACTCGATGGCCTTCACCTCCACGGGCACCCCCTTCCCGGCGCTGTTCGGCGGGCTCGACAAGGCGTTCCTTGCCGGGGTCAATCCGGGCACTTTTGCCGCGACCTTCTCCAACGGGGTTTACCTGCCGGAACTCGTCTTCGTGATGTTCCAGATGACCTTCGCCTGCATCACGCCGGCGCTGATCGTCGGGGCCTTTGCGGAACGCGTGAAGTTCACTTCGCTGATCATCTTCGTGGTCGCCTGGATGACGCTCGCCTATTTCCCGATCGCACACATGGTGTGGTACTGGGCCGGCCCGGACTTCCTGCCCAACGCGCCCACTGACATGGGCCTGCTTTGGGGCTGGGGCGCGCTCGACTTCGCTGGTGGCACCGTGGTGCACATCAACGCCGGGATCGCTGGTCTGATCGGCTGCCTCATCATCGGCCCGCGCATCGGCTACAAGAAGGAGCCCATGCCCCCGCACAACCTGGTGATGACCATGATCGGCGCCAGCCTGCTGTGGATCGGCTGGTTCGGGTTCAACGCTGGCTCGGCGCTCGAATCCAACGCCTTCGCTGCCCTCGCCTTCATCAACACCTTCGTTGCCACGGCAGCAGCGGGTGCGGCCTGGGCGATCATCGAACAGATCACCCACAAGAAGCCTTCGCTGCTCGGCGCGGTTTCGGGTGTGGTGGCTGGCCTTGTGGCGATCACGCCGGCGGCAGGCTTTGCCCACCCCGGCACGGCGATCATCCTCGGCGCTGTGGCTTCGGTGATCTGCTACTTCTTCGTCACCACGGTGAAGAACAAGCTGAACTACGACGATAGCCTTGATGTCTTCGGCATCCATGCCGTGGGCGGGATTGTCGGCGCGATCGGCACCGGCATCGTCGCCGATCCGGCGCTCGGCGGTCAGGGCTGGATCGACTACACCGCTCCGGTGGCTGTCGCTGGCGAGTTCGACATGGCCGGGCAGGTCATCACCCAGATCTATGCGGTCGGTGTGACGGTCGCCTGGACGGGGGTCGTCTCGGCCGTCCTGTTCATGATCCTCAAGTACACCCTGGGCCTGCGCCCTGACGCCGAAGCCGAAACCAACGGCCTCGACATCTCCGAACACGGGGAGCGCGCCTACAACTAGGCACCTCTCCACCAAGCTTGGCGGGGGGAGATCTCTCTCTCCCTCTCCTCTCCCCCCGCCTCACTACGTTCCTCCTGCGAACGAACAAACTGAACACGGCCGGAGTAGCGCAAGCTCTCCGGCCTTTTTTTGTGTTTCGCTCGCCCCTCCGGGCGAGCGTCCTCGGCGCTGTTTCGCGCGTGCCGCGCGAGCGCCTGCGGGCGGGCGGTCGCCGTTGCGGCCCGTCCTTCGACGGGCCGTAGTCAGCACCGTTGGGAGTGCTCGTGCTGGTCCGGGCGCGCAGCGACCGCAAGGCCGGCCGGCCGCCGCGCCTTATGGCGCGTAAGCCAAGCGGCCCGGACGGGCCGCGCCCGGCGCTTGAGGGCGTGGACTATTCAGACGCCATCACGAAGTCAGCGCAACGCTCTCCGATCATGATGCTCGGCGCGTTGGTGTTGCCGCTGACGAGCTTGGGCATGATGCTCGCATCCGCCACCCACAGACCCTCCAGCCCGTTCAGCTTCAGCGTCGGATCGACCACGGCGTCCGGGTCGTTGCCCATCCGGCAGGTGCCGACAGGGTGATAGACCGAATCCGAGCGATTGCGGATCAGCTGGTCCAGCGCAGCATCATCATGCAGGTCGACCGGGTGGCGGTCCTTCGGGCCGAACGCCTGCATCGGCGGCGCTTCGGCAATCCGGTGCGACAGGCGCACACCGGCGCGTAGCACCGCCATGTCGCGATCATCGGCGAGGAAGTTGGGATCGATCACCGGCGCGGCGGCCGCATCGCCGCTCCCCAGCCGCACGGTGCCGCGGCTCTCTGGCCGCAGCACGCAGGCGTGGAGCGAGAAGCCATGCGCCTTCACCTTCTCGCGCCCGTGATCCTCCAGGACCGCAGGCACGAAATGCCACTGCACGTCAGGGGCGGGGCTATCGGGCATCACGCTCCAGAACCCGCCCGCCTCGGCATAGGGCGTGGTCATCACCCCCGTTCGCTTGCGGCGGTGCTCAACCATGGCCGCCGCCATCTTGAGCGTGCCTTTGAGTGTGCTGCCGATCGGAATGTCGCTCTCCGTCTCCCAGCCGGAGACGTAGTCGATATGATCCTGCAAGTTGCCGCCGACCGCCGGGCGATCCAGCACCACGTCGATCCCGTGCGCCTTCAGGTGATCGGCCGGGCCGATGCCCGACAGCATCAGGATTTGCGGAGAGTTGAATGCGCCTGCGCTCAGCACAACACCGCGCCGGGCGAGCAGCGTTTCTGACTGGCCCCCGCGACGGATCTGCACGCCGGTGACGCGCCCGCCCTCGATCACCAGCTTCTCGACCAGCGTATCGGTGCGCACCGCGAAATTGCCGGCATCGCGGATCGGCTCGACATAGGCGCGGGCCGCTGACCAGCGTTCACCTTTGCGCTGCGTGACCTGATAAAGACCGAAGCCCTCCTGGTGCGCGCCGTTGAAATCCCCATTGGTGCGCAGCTGGAGCGCGGCGGCCGCTTCGACAAAGGCGTAGGAGGAAGGGTTGGCGGCGGTCTGATCGGACACGAACAAGGGCCCGCCCGCGCCGTGGAAATCGTCCCCCCCGCGCTCGTTCGCCTCGGCGCGGCGGAAGTAGGGGAGCACGTCGTCATAGGCCCAGCCGGAGCAGCCCATCGCGGCCCAGTTGTCGTAATCCCAGCGGTTGCCGCGGATATAGACCATTGCGTTGATCGCCGAGGAGCCGCCGAGCCCGCGTCCGCGTGGCTGGTATCCGGTGCGGCCGTTCAGCCCCTTTTGCGGGACGGTTTCATAGCGGTAGTTCGACTTTTCGGGGATGAAGGGCATGAAGCCCGGCGTCTTGATCCAGACATTGTCGTTGCGCCCGCCCGCTTCCAGCAGACACACCCGCCGCGTGCCATCTACCGCGAGCCGCCCTGCGACAGCGCTACCGGCACTGCCACCGCCAATGACGATGTAGTCGAAACTTTCCATGTTCTCTCCCTTTGGCGGGGGAGATTAGGCAGCTTCTTGGCCGCCTGCAATCGGGTTTCGATCCGCCACTGAAGTTGCGGCGGGCGCAACCTCGCCGGTGCTTCGCCGCGCCTGCCACCGGCTGCGGATCATGTCGGAGGTTTCGCGGCTGCCGTCATGGCTCCAGCCGGGCTCGCGCAGCAGGTAGCTGAGCTTATGCTTCCACGGCGCATGCCAGATGTCGGCAATCATCCCGATCCATTCGTGGAACACCGACCACAACAGATTGAAACTGCCGAGTTGCTTGACGATGCCATAGCGGATCTTTTCGTCATCGACCTCGGGGGTGAAGGTGCCGAACAGCTTGTCCCAGATGATGAACACACCCGCGTAATTGGTGTCGAGATAGCGCGGGTTGGTCGCATGGTGGACGCGGTGGTGGCTGGGCGTGTTCATCACCGCCTCGAACCACGCGGGCATCCGCTTGATCGCCTCGGTGTGGATCCAGAACTGGTAGATGAGATTGAACCCGCCGCAGATCGCGATCATCACCGGATGAAAGCCCAGCAGCACCAAGGGAATGGCGAAAAGCACCCCGAAGGTGAAGGCTCCGGTCCAACTCTGCCGTAGCGCGGTCGACAGGTTGTAGTGCTGGCTCGAATGGTGGTTCACATGTGACGCCCACATCCAGCGGATGCGGTGCCCGGCGCGGTGTACCCAGTAATATTTGAGGTCGTCGAGCACGAAGCACAGCGGCCAGGCCCACCACACCGCCCACCATTCCGGCCCGAAATCCACCACCCGCCAGTCATAGGCAAGCAGCATCAACGTGATCGCAAAGCCGCCCAAGAGCGCCCCGGCAACGGTCGAGCCCAAGCCGAACGATAAGCTGACCAGCGTGTCCTTCGGCTCATAGGCTTCCGGCGCGCGCAGCTTGGCCCAGATCATCTCGGCCAGGACCGCCACCACGAACAGCGGCACGGCATATTGGGTGGGGTTGAATTCAGGCATCCTGCGGCTTGCTTACCCCATTGATGGTTGCGACCCAAGCCTGCGGATCGTCAATCGCAAGGTAGATATCGCCGAACAAGGTCTGACCGGTCCGCACCACCAGCACTGTCTCGCCCAGACCAATGTTGAGCGTCGCATTTGCGTCGGCATCGAGCATCCGTCCGGTAAAGCGGTTGCCGTGGCGCTTGATCACCATGATCCGCCCCTGCGCGTCGCGGGCGATCGCGGCCACGCCCTCACCGTCGCGGGCAATGGCGACAGGATCGAACCCGTCCTCCACCTCGCCTGCTGCGCGCCGCACATCATCATCACTGGTGAGCGTCGGAGAACCGCCCAGCTTCAGCCGCCACGCCAAACCCGCCAGCGCAAGGATGGCGGCCAGCGACACCATCGTCTGGATCAGCAACGGCGGCACATTCATGTCGGAGCGCCTCAGCGCGCGGCGAGCATGTCGATCATCGCGCGAATCGGGCTGACGTCATAGCCTGCCCGCGCCGCTGTGCGGGCGATGTCATCTGGCTCGACGCCCTGCTTGGCGGCGGCCAGCGCCCACAACAAGGTCGATCGGGTGCCCGAACGGCAATAGGCGAGAATCGGGCCCTCGGCCTGTTCCAGCGCGTCGATCATGGCGTTGACCTGCGGTTCGCTGAAGCCTGAGTGGCCGATCGGAATGGCGACATAATTCATTCCCGCTGCCGCTGCCGCTGCGGCGATTTCGTCCCCCTGCGGTGCCGAGGGTTCCTCACCATCGGGTCGATTATTGACGATAAGGCCCACGCCCAGCGCCGCCGCCGCCGCGATATCCTCCAGCGCAAGTTGCGGGCTCACCAGCACATTTTCGGTCAGTTGGCGAAAATCGCTCATGATCAGTCCTGCTTTCCCTACTGTCTGGCCCAGTGTTGTTGCCGCCTTTCATGCCCAAAGCGGGTGCAGCGCACAAGCACCCCCGCGCGGCGGTAGCACGGCGGACGGGCACCCCGGTAAAATCGTTCGCAAAGCAAGCTTTTGTGCGCTATAAGTTTCACACGTGCGCGCCGGACTACAAGCTCGGCGCGTCTGGCTCCGGTGCGGCTCACTGTCCACGACATCGGCGCGATTGAGGCCGGGCAGTGTGGCTAAGGTACGTACTGATCTATGGGTTACGATAGGGGACGCCGGCGCGGACGCGATAAGCGCGACGGTTTCGGCGAAGATGGCTTCGATCCGTTTGGCGGTGGGAATGATGGTTTCTCGCCTCCGCGCGAATTTGGCGGCGGCGGCGATCGCTTTGGTGGCGGTGGCGACCGGTTTGGCGGCGGCGGCGGCGGTGATCGCTACGGCGGCGGTGGCGGAGGCGGTGCCCCGCGCAGCGGCGGTGGCGGCTTCAGTGGCGGCCCGCGTGGTCCTGGCGGCGGCGGCGGCGGTGGGTTTAGCGGCGCGCCGCGCATGCCTGCCCAGATCGTTGGCACCGGCAAGGGCACCGTGAAGTTCTTCAATACACAGAAGGGCTTCGGCTTCATCCAGCAAGAAGGCGGCGGCGAAGATGTGTTCGTACACATCAGCGCAGTCGAGCGTGCTGGTCTTGAAGGTCTCGCTGAAGGTCAGGAACTCCAGTACAATCTCGTGGATCGCGGCGGCAAAGTGTCGGCACAGGATCTTCAGGTTGTCGGTGATGTGATCGCAGTGGCGGCCAAGCCTGCTGCTCCGGCTCGCGAACTGACGGGTGAGCGCGCCAAGGGCACGGTCAAGTTCTTCAACGCGATGAAGGGCTTCGGCTTCCTCGTCCGTGATGATGGCCAGCCCGATGCCTTCGTCCACATCAGCGCGGTCGAGCGTTCGGGGCTTTCCGCCTTGAACGAAGGCGAACGCTACGAATTCGATCTCGAAGTCGATCGACGCGGAAAACATTCCGCCGTCAATCTGGCACCGATCGAAGGCTGACCTCGGCCGAAACCGCCCCCGCGGTTTGACGCAGGGTCAGCGGAAGATTACCGGATTGTAGATGGCGGCTCTGGCTCAGGGCCGCCATTTGCGTTTCAAGTCCCCCCGATTCTCACAATTCAGGACAAAGCCCATGTCGATTACCCCGCTCATGCCCGTCTATCCGCGTTGCGGTGTCCGGCCGGTGCGCGGCGAGCACTGCCATCTCATCGACGAGGACGGCACCCGCTATCTCGATTTCGCCAGCGGCATCGCGGTGAATCTGCTCGGACATTCGCATGAAGGGCTGATCGGCGCGATCCAGCAGCAGGCCGCGACGCTGATGCACGTCTCGAACCTCTATGGCAGCCCGCAGGGTGAGCGACTGGCGCAGACGTTGGTCGACACGACCTTCGGCGACACGGTGTTCTTCACCAATTCGGGCGCCGAGGCCGTCGAATGCGCAATCAAGGCTGCGCGCGCCTATCACCAGAACGCGGGCGAGGCGGGGGACGCTAACCGGTTCGAAATCATCACCTTCCACAATGCCTTCCACGGCCGGACGATGGCGACCATCTCGGCCTCGAACCAGACCAAGATGCACCATGGCTTTGCGCCGCTGCTCGAAGGGTTCAAGTATGCGCCGTTCGATGATCTGGAAGCGGCCAAGGCGCTGATCGGGCCGCACACGGCGGGCATTCTGGTTGAGCCGATCCAGGGGGAGGGCGGTATTCGCCCTGCGTCACAGGAGTTCATGGCGGGCCTGCGCGCCTTGTGTGACGAGCACGGGTTGATGCTGATCCTCGACGAAGTTCAGTGCGGCGTTGCGCGTACCGGCAAGCTCTATGCCTATGAGCATTACGGGGTCGAGCCCGACATCATGGCGACCGCGAAGGGCATCGGCGGCGGCTTCCCGCTCGGCGCCTGCATCGCTACCGAGCACGCCGCGCGCGGCATGACCTTCGGCACCCACGGATCCACCTACGGCGGCAACCCGTTGGCGATGGCGGCCGGGATGGCGGTGATGGACGCGGTGGCTAACGAGGAATTCCTCGCATCGGTCCGCGACAAGGGGGAGCGCCTGCGCTCGCGCCTCGAACAGTTCATCGGCAATTACCCGGAGCTGTTCGAACTGGTGCGTGGCAAGGGCCTGATGCTGGGTCTCAAGATGAAGATGGAGAGCCGCCCGTTCTACGTCCACCTGCGCGATCATCACCAGCTGCTGACCGTGGCGGCGGGCGACAACACCATC from uncultured Erythrobacter sp. includes:
- a CDS encoding cold-shock protein codes for the protein MGYDRGRRRGRDKRDGFGEDGFDPFGGGNDGFSPPREFGGGGDRFGGGGDRFGGGGGGDRYGGGGGGGAPRSGGGGFSGGPRGPGGGGGGGFSGAPRMPAQIVGTGKGTVKFFNTQKGFGFIQQEGGGEDVFVHISAVERAGLEGLAEGQELQYNLVDRGGKVSAQDLQVVGDVIAVAAKPAAPARELTGERAKGTVKFFNAMKGFGFLVRDDGQPDAFVHISAVERSGLSALNEGERYEFDLEVDRRGKHSAVNLAPIEG
- a CDS encoding aspartate aminotransferase family protein — its product is MSITPLMPVYPRCGVRPVRGEHCHLIDEDGTRYLDFASGIAVNLLGHSHEGLIGAIQQQAATLMHVSNLYGSPQGERLAQTLVDTTFGDTVFFTNSGAEAVECAIKAARAYHQNAGEAGDANRFEIITFHNAFHGRTMATISASNQTKMHHGFAPLLEGFKYAPFDDLEAAKALIGPHTAGILVEPIQGEGGIRPASQEFMAGLRALCDEHGLMLILDEVQCGVARTGKLYAYEHYGVEPDIMATAKGIGGGFPLGACIATEHAARGMTFGTHGSTYGGNPLAMAAGMAVMDAVANEEFLASVRDKGERLRSRLEQFIGNYPELFELVRGKGLMLGLKMKMESRPFYVHLRDHHQLLTVAAGDNTIRVIPPLVIGDAEIDEFFDKLSAGAASFKVPEPA